The following proteins are encoded in a genomic region of Labeo rohita strain BAU-BD-2019 chromosome 5, IGBB_LRoh.1.0, whole genome shotgun sequence:
- the LOC127165052 gene encoding transcriptional regulator ATRX-like isoform X2 produces MSAEVLRPGPVAGGGSKLGELIGKLHEYLAATTEDKTEPPLPGHWNGTTAKEYLEQQAHAQSSGASEVGMLSSSRSRRKPAVVTKHSGMNESDASSESGAEDVMSVHSSDPDTNILPKGTVFVLPEPVGNEARDDFRGPEFRSRRVYKQHRDGVDRRRGGYEMERVNCTACGQQVNHFQRDSVYRHPMLKVLICKSCYKYYMSDDISKDSEGMDEQCRWCAEGGSLIGCDYCSNAFCKKCVLRNLGRKELSTILEEERKWYCYVCSPEPLVELVLACDSVLENLEQAQKRVSRPEPNSVRGRANKGGRGAAYLMGAVPSAGLYQRMQRFVDVTTSLSHSFKAVVQSEREGEGNRMERIGQLRMFRAVLDDLQAANSALQEALDHELRGSKRASGTHKPKAKGRRKKGMASRSPEVTKKLVVKLTPVPVSPKPISSTCLSIHPPPDRPTIKSGVTDGALEESGTLVEMEKGMEMEGTTERGEDVENYCVNNDEEEEEEEEEDEEEEEEEDQTDPKSLSLSEENKRSPRVKTTPRRRRTNTSTTAEHAGLPEDSDSDEVPEVLLQTAATMANSEEEGLVGSSWDGDEVNQQVRKQRLFGLVKTTPPDRGTRKRNLKERSSSSSSSSSASSRRGSQDQGSTVRMTRGRARKVARMTGQSGSSSSEVGGQELESGPSSDSDDQKIKPLTEGVTLLGSGNFQQSSGDEMDIQPGPSLSVEDDDLENRIAKKILLAQIRANLSSASELDASSDEQSESTREEQKKSKTKTSETTEEEDNDGSDCSGSQSGSRHRHRLLRHGLTLSEAEVKSQKQEVKKKKEREVQESECVVVSSDESSETSISSGVYDELSHSECEEMGSQSPTHNETFQSPSRTPDRSTTADNDDSPTAEEHLKGTPRGRRQIRPLLEVGQLAKETQSALKEEEERRRRLAEREKQRLEIERREREDADSEVILVSEKPANSFAPLVLEQDDVTHKPVLQVHMHFLSKLKPHQREGVRFMWDCCCESIQSVKTTPGSGCILAHCMGLGKTFQVIVFLHTVLLCKELPLKRALVVCPLNTVLNWRSEFDQWQRGLRPNVLRVSELATVKSVPVRVELLNDWFTNGGVMIMGYEVFRILTHTDSVKYSKHKEAFRSMLLDPGPDLVVCDEGHVLRNADSSISKAIRALRTRRRIILTGTPLQNNLTEYHCMVNFIKENLLGSLKEFRNRFINPIQNGQCADSTPADVRLMKNRSHVLHQMMSGFIQRRDYSVLMSCLPPKHEYVLSVRMTPLQCRLYTHYLQNYTGKGAGVNSLFQDLHVLSLIWTHPWCLKLAQLSRNKGKEEGPAPVFTGLGAGLVSDSAKPNDSEGAAATTGLVGDGEKNTDPVSLDSGANQIPQNPQNPDVTNTATMGISGFVVGNGPSADWYLPFVTAADAKVLEHSGKLQLLLEILHWAEELQDKVLVFSQSLISLDLIESFLLYADETRGNICCPYKGNKSWVKNKDYYRLDGTTSACARKRWAQEFNNTKNIRGRLFLISTRAGSLGINLVAANRVVVFDACWNPSYDIQSIFRVYRFGQKKTVYVYRFLAQGTMEQNIYERQVAKQSLSSRVLDQQQIQRHFTHSQLSELYCFRPDLRPSKHTEMPVDDLLAQLLQSCEQLIVSYHEHNSLLDHREEEELSEEERRAAWDEYRAEKKASVQNSNEPAPKNINQGLQFFHLQQALASRNLAFLTNSVPSTTSLPVKQATGQRSAAWSTYNNTNISFRLEQPNVVSSGSKTNT; encoded by the exons ATGTCTGCCGAAGTCCTCAG ACCCGGGCCGGTGGCCGGTGGAGGCAGTAAGCTAGGTGAGCTGATCGGGAAGCTCCACGAGTACTTGGCAGCAACCACAGAAGACAAGACTGAACCTCCTTTACCTGGACACTGGAATG gaaCTACGGCCAAGGAATACTTGGAGCAGCAGGCTCATGCCCAG TCCAGTGGTGCCTCAGAAGTGGGAATGTTGTCGTCATCTCGTTCGAGAAG GAAACCGGCTGTTGTCACCAAACACAGTGGGATGAACGAGTCAGATGCTTCGTCTGAGAGTGGAGCTGAAGATGTAATGTCAGTCCACTCCAGTGACCCAGACACCAACATCCTACCCAAAG GAACGGTGTTTGTGCTGCCGGAGCCGGTGGGTAATGAAGCTCGTGATGATTTCCGTGGTCCAGAATTCCGCAGTAGACGTGTTTACAAGCAGCACAGAGATGGTGTTGACAGACGCAGAG GAGGATATGAGATGGAGAGGGTAAACTGCACAGCGTGTGGTCAGCAGGTGAATCATTTCCAGCGTGACTCAGTCTACAGGCACCCAATGCTAAAAGTCCTCATCTGCAAG AGTTGTTATAAGTATTATATGAGTGATGACATCAGCAAAGATTCAGAGGGAATGGATGAGCAATGCAG GTGGTGTGCAGAGGGAGGCagtctgattggctgtgattaCTGCAGTAATGCCTTCTGTAAGAAATGTGTTCTGCGTAACCTGGGGAGGAAGGAACTGTCCACCATCCTCGAGGAGGAGAGGAAGTGGTACTGTTACGTGTGCAGTCCTGAGCCCTTGGTGGAGCTGGTTTTGGCCTGTGATTCGGTTCTAGAGAACCTGGAGCAGGCTCAGAAACGCGTCTCCCGTCCTGAGCCGAACTCGGTCCGGGGGAGGGCTAATAAGGGTGGTCGTGGAGCAGCCTATCTGATGGGGGCGGTACCCTCTGCAGGTCTCTACCAGCGAATGCAGCGGTTTGTAGATGTCACTACATCTCTGAGCCATTCCTTCAAGGCAGTCGTTCAAAGCGAAAGAGAAGGGGAAGGAAACCGGATGGAGAGAATTGGGCAGCTAAGGATGTTCCGCGCTGTGCTGGATGATCTGCAAGCCGCCAACAGTGCATTACAG GAAGCCTTGGACCATGAGCTGAGAGGGTCAAAACGTGCCAGTGGAACGCATAAGCCAAAAGCGAAGGGCAGACGGAAAAAGGGAATGGCATCACGGAGCCCAgaagtcactaaaaagctggTGGTTAAACTCACTCCTGTACCGGTCAGCCCAAAACCCATCAGCAGTACATGTCTTTCCATTCATCCACCACCTGACAGACCAACAATAAAGAGTGGGGTGACAGATGGCGCACTGGAAGAAAGTGGGACATTGGTGGAGATGGAGAAGGGGATGGAAATGGAGGGAACAACTGAGAGAGGAGAAGATGTGGAAAATTATTGTGTTAATAATGacgaggaagaggaggaggaggaggaagaagatgaggaggaggaggaggaagaggaccAAACTGACCCAAAAAGTTTGTCTTTATCTGAGGAGAACAAGCGTTCCCCACGTGTGAAAACTACACCACGTCGGCGGCGGACGAACACGAGCACCACAGCGGAGCATGCTGGTTTACCTGAGGACTCTGATTCTGATGAGGTGCCTGAAGTGCTGCTCCAGACCGCCGCTACCATGGCAAACAGTGAGGAAGAGGGCTTGGTAGGTAGCAGTTGGGACGGGGATGAGGTAAACCAGCAAGTCAGAAAGCAGCGTCTCTTTGGACTGGTTAAAACCACACCTCCTGACAGAGGTACTCGTAAGCGGAATCTCAAAGAAAGATCCTCATCGTCCTCATCGTCCTCTTCTGCATCTTCAAGAAGGGGCTCCCAGGACCAAGGGTCAACGGTTAGAATGACCAGGGGAAGAGCCCGCAAAGTTGCCAGGATGACGGGACAGAGCGGGAGTTCCTCAAGTGAGGTGGGAGGACAGGAACTGGAGAGTGGGCCGAGCAGTGACTCTGACGATCAGAAAATCAAACCGCTGACAGAGGGCGTCACTTTGCTGGGCTCTGGAAATTTCCAGCAGTCTTCCG GTGATGAGATGGACATCCAGCCAGGTCCGTCTTTGTCTGTGGAGGACGATGATTTAGAAAATAG AATTGCGAAGAAGATTCTACTGGCTCAGATTAGAGCTAACCTCTCGTCTGCTTCTGAGCTGGACGCCAGCTCTGATGAACAATCAGAAAGCACAAGAGAAGAGCAGAAGAAGAGCAAGACCAAAACATCAGAGACAACAGAAGAGGAAG ATAACGATGGCTCAGATTGCAGTGGGTCACAGTCAGGGTCACGGCACCGGCACCGATTGCTTCGACATGGTCTTACTTTATCAGAAGCTGAAGTAAAAAGTCAAAAGCAAGAggtgaagaagaagaaagaaagagaagtcCAAGAATCAGAATGTGTTGTTG TGAGTAGTGATGAATCAAGCGAAACGAGCATATCGAGTGGCGTGTATGACGAACTCAGCCATTCAGAGTGTGAGGAAATGGG GTCTCAGTCACCCACTCATAATGAGACGTTTCAGAGTCCATCACGCACACCTGACAGGAGCACCActgctgat AATGATGACTCTCCAACCGCTGAGGAGCATTTGAAGGGCACTCCGCGAGGGCGGAGGCAGATTAGGCCGCTTCTAGAGGTGGGTCAGCTGGCCAAGGAGACGCAGAGCGCTCTGAAAGAAGAGGAGGAGCGCAGGAGGAGATTAGcggagagagaaaaacagagatTGGAAATTGAGAGGAGAGAACGAGAAGATGCAGATTCAGAG GTCATCTTAGTGTCTGAGAAACCGGCGAATAGCTTCGCACCGTTGGTTCTCGAGCAAGATGATGTAACACATAAGCCCGTGCTGCAAGTGCACATGCACTTTCTGAGCAAACTCAAACCGCACCAGCGAGAGG GTGTGCGGTTCATGTGGGACTGTTGTTGTGAGTCCATTCAGAGTGTGAAGACAACTCCAGGCTCTGGCTGTATTCTGGCCCACTGCATGGGTCTGGGAAAGACTTTTCAG gtcatTGTGTTCCTTCACACAGTGCTGCTATGTAAAGAGCTGCCACTGAAAAGGGCTCTGGTGGTGTGTCCTCTTAACACAGTGCTGAACTGGAGGAGTGAGTTTGACCAGTGGCAGAGGGGCTTAAGACCCAACGTACTGAGG GTGTCAGAACTGGCTACAGTAAAGTCTGTGCCTGTTCGTGTTGAGCTCTTAAATGACTGGTTTACAAATGGTGGAGTCATGATCATGGGTTATGAGGTTTTCCGCATACTGACGCACACAGACAGTGTGAAATACAGCAAACACAAGGAAGCCTTCCGCTCAATGCTCCTGGATCCAG GCCCTGATCTGGTGGTGTGTGATGAGGGTCATGTCCTTAGGAACGCAGACTCCAGCATCTCAAAAGCCATACGAGCTCTACGCACACGTAGGAGAATCATATTGACGGGAACACCGCTTCAAAACAACCTTACTGAGT ATCACTGCATGGTGAACTTCATTAAGGAGAACCTGCTGGGTTCTCTAAAGGAGTTCCGGAACCGATTTATTAATCCAATTCAGAACGGCCAGTGCGCAGACTCCACCCCTGCTGATGTCAGACTGATGAAGAATAGATCGCACGTCCTCCATCAGATGATGTCAGGATTCATACAG AGGCGGGACTACTCAGTCTTGATGTCCTGTTTGCCACCAAAGCACGAGTATGTGCTGTCAGTCAGGATGACACCTTTGCAGTGTCGGTTATACACGCACTATCTGCAGAACTACACAG GTAAAGGAGCAGGTGTGAACAGTTTGTTTCAGGACCTTCATGTTCTGAGTTTGATATGGACTCATCCCTGGTGTCTTAAACTTGCTCAGCTGAGCAGGAATAAG GGCAAAGAGGAAGGGCCTGCTCCTGTCTTCACAGGTCTGggtgcaggtttggtgagcgaTTCTGCAAAGCCAAATGACTCTGAAGG AGCGGCAGCAACCACAGGCTTAGTGGGTGATGGAGAGAAAAATACTGATCCAGTCTCCTTGGACAGTGGGGCCAATCAAATCCCTCAAAATCCACAAAATCCTGATGTCACAAACACAGCCACAATGGGAATTTCTG GATTTGTTGTGGGTAACGGGCCATCTGCCGACTGGTATCTGCCGTTTGTAACAGCGGCTGATGCCAAAGTGCTGGAGCATTCTGGGAAATTGCAGTTGCTACTGGAGATTTTACACTGGGCAGAGGAACTACAGGACAAAGT GTTGGTGTTTAGTCAGTCTCTGATATCACTGGACCTTATTGAGAGTTTCCTCCTGTATGCAGATGAGACCAGGGGAAATATATGTTGTCCATACAAAG GAAACAAATCGTGGGTTAAAAATAAAGACTATTATCGTTTGGACGGCACCACCAGTGCTTGTGCTCGCAAGAGATGGGCTCAGGAGTTTAACAACACCAAAAACataag AGGGAGGTTGTTTCTGATCTCCACTCGTGCGGGGTCTCTGGGAATCAATCTGGTCGCTGCAAACCGGGTTGTGGTGTTTGATGCCTGCTGGAATCCGTCATATGACATCCAGAGCATCTTCAGAGTCTACCGCTTtggacagaaaaaaactgtatatgTGTACCGTTTTCTGGCCCAG GGGACGATGGAACAGAACATTTATGAGCGGCAAGTTGCTAAACAGTCTCTGTCCTCTCGTGTTCTGGACCAGCAGCAGATTCAGAGACACTTCACACACAGTCAGTTAAGTGAGCTGTACTGCTTCCGGCCAGACCTACGGCCCAGTAAACACACAGAAATGCCTGTG GATGACCTGTTGGCCCAGCTGCTGCAGAGCTGTGAGCAGCTCATAGTAAGTTATCATGAGCACAACTCACTGTTAGACCACCGGGAGGAAGAGGAGCTGAGCGAGGAAGAGCGCAGAGCGGCCTGGGATGAATACCGTGCAGAAAAGAAG GCCTCTGTACAGAACTCCAATGAACCTGCCCCCAAAAACATCAACCAGGGATTACAG TTCTTTCATCTTCAGCAGGCTCTGGCTTCTCGAAACTTAGCCTTTTTAACCAACAGTGTTCCTTCAACAACTTCATTGCCTGTGAAACAAGCCACTGGCCAACGTTCTGCTGCTTGGAGCACATATAACAACACCAACATCTCATTTCGACTTGAGCAACCCAATGTGGTTTCCTCAGGTTCAAAGACAAACACATAA
- the LOC127165052 gene encoding transcriptional regulator ATRX-like isoform X1, translating to MSAEVLRPGPVAGGGSKLGELIGKLHEYLAATTEDKTEPPLPGHWNGTTAKEYLEQQAHAQSSGASEVGMLSSSRSRRKPAVVTKHSGMNESDASSESGAEDVMSVHSSDPDTNILPKGTVFVLPEPVGNEARDDFRGPEFRSRRVYKQHRDGVDRRRGGYEMERVNCTACGQQVNHFQRDSVYRHPMLKVLICKSCYKYYMSDDISKDSEGMDEQCRWCAEGGSLIGCDYCSNAFCKKCVLRNLGRKELSTILEEERKWYCYVCSPEPLVELVLACDSVLENLEQAQKRVSRPEPNSVRGRANKGGRGAAYLMGAVPSAGLYQRMQRFVDVTTSLSHSFKAVVQSEREGEGNRMERIGQLRMFRAVLDDLQAANSALQEALDHELRGSKRASGTHKPKAKGRRKKGMASRSPEVTKKLVVKLTPVPVSPKPISSTCLSIHPPPDRPTIKSGVTDGALEESGTLVEMEKGMEMEGTTERGEDVENYCVNNDEEEEEEEEEDEEEEEEEDQTDPKSLSLSEENKRSPRVKTTPRRRRTNTSTTAEHAGLPEDSDSDEVPEVLLQTAATMANSEEEGLVGSSWDGDEVNQQVRKQRLFGLVKTTPPDRGTRKRNLKERSSSSSSSSSASSRRGSQDQGSTVRMTRGRARKVARMTGQSGSSSSEVGGQELESGPSSDSDDQKIKPLTEGVTLLGSGNFQQSSGDEMDIQPGPSLSVEDDDLENRIAKKILLAQIRANLSSASELDASSDEQSESTREEQKKSKTKTSETTEEEDNDGSDCSGSQSGSRHRHRLLRHGLTLSEAEVKSQKQEVKKKKEREVQESECVVVSSDESSETSISSGVYDELSHSECEEMGSQSPTHNETFQSPSRTPDRSTTADNDDSPTAEEHLKGTPRGRRQIRPLLEVGQLAKETQSALKEEEERRRRLAEREKQRLEIERREREDADSEVILVSEKPANSFAPLVLEQDDVTHKPVLQVHMHFLSKLKPHQREGVRFMWDCCCESIQSVKTTPGSGCILAHCMGLGKTFQVIVFLHTVLLCKELPLKRALVVCPLNTVLNWRSEFDQWQRGLRPNVLRVSELATVKSVPVRVELLNDWFTNGGVMIMGYEVFRILTHTDSVKYSKHKEAFRSMLLDPGPDLVVCDEGHVLRNADSSISKAIRALRTRRRIILTGTPLQNNLTEYHCMVNFIKENLLGSLKEFRNRFINPIQNGQCADSTPADVRLMKNRSHVLHQMMSGFIQRRDYSVLMSCLPPKHEYVLSVRMTPLQCRLYTHYLQNYTGKGAGVNSLFQDLHVLSLIWTHPWCLKLAQLSRNKGKEEGPAPVFTGLGAGLVSDSAKPNDSEGRAAATTGLVGDGEKNTDPVSLDSGANQIPQNPQNPDVTNTATMGISGFVVGNGPSADWYLPFVTAADAKVLEHSGKLQLLLEILHWAEELQDKVLVFSQSLISLDLIESFLLYADETRGNICCPYKGNKSWVKNKDYYRLDGTTSACARKRWAQEFNNTKNIRGRLFLISTRAGSLGINLVAANRVVVFDACWNPSYDIQSIFRVYRFGQKKTVYVYRFLAQGTMEQNIYERQVAKQSLSSRVLDQQQIQRHFTHSQLSELYCFRPDLRPSKHTEMPVDDLLAQLLQSCEQLIVSYHEHNSLLDHREEEELSEEERRAAWDEYRAEKKASVQNSNEPAPKNINQGLQFFHLQQALASRNLAFLTNSVPSTTSLPVKQATGQRSAAWSTYNNTNISFRLEQPNVVSSGSKTNT from the exons ATGTCTGCCGAAGTCCTCAG ACCCGGGCCGGTGGCCGGTGGAGGCAGTAAGCTAGGTGAGCTGATCGGGAAGCTCCACGAGTACTTGGCAGCAACCACAGAAGACAAGACTGAACCTCCTTTACCTGGACACTGGAATG gaaCTACGGCCAAGGAATACTTGGAGCAGCAGGCTCATGCCCAG TCCAGTGGTGCCTCAGAAGTGGGAATGTTGTCGTCATCTCGTTCGAGAAG GAAACCGGCTGTTGTCACCAAACACAGTGGGATGAACGAGTCAGATGCTTCGTCTGAGAGTGGAGCTGAAGATGTAATGTCAGTCCACTCCAGTGACCCAGACACCAACATCCTACCCAAAG GAACGGTGTTTGTGCTGCCGGAGCCGGTGGGTAATGAAGCTCGTGATGATTTCCGTGGTCCAGAATTCCGCAGTAGACGTGTTTACAAGCAGCACAGAGATGGTGTTGACAGACGCAGAG GAGGATATGAGATGGAGAGGGTAAACTGCACAGCGTGTGGTCAGCAGGTGAATCATTTCCAGCGTGACTCAGTCTACAGGCACCCAATGCTAAAAGTCCTCATCTGCAAG AGTTGTTATAAGTATTATATGAGTGATGACATCAGCAAAGATTCAGAGGGAATGGATGAGCAATGCAG GTGGTGTGCAGAGGGAGGCagtctgattggctgtgattaCTGCAGTAATGCCTTCTGTAAGAAATGTGTTCTGCGTAACCTGGGGAGGAAGGAACTGTCCACCATCCTCGAGGAGGAGAGGAAGTGGTACTGTTACGTGTGCAGTCCTGAGCCCTTGGTGGAGCTGGTTTTGGCCTGTGATTCGGTTCTAGAGAACCTGGAGCAGGCTCAGAAACGCGTCTCCCGTCCTGAGCCGAACTCGGTCCGGGGGAGGGCTAATAAGGGTGGTCGTGGAGCAGCCTATCTGATGGGGGCGGTACCCTCTGCAGGTCTCTACCAGCGAATGCAGCGGTTTGTAGATGTCACTACATCTCTGAGCCATTCCTTCAAGGCAGTCGTTCAAAGCGAAAGAGAAGGGGAAGGAAACCGGATGGAGAGAATTGGGCAGCTAAGGATGTTCCGCGCTGTGCTGGATGATCTGCAAGCCGCCAACAGTGCATTACAG GAAGCCTTGGACCATGAGCTGAGAGGGTCAAAACGTGCCAGTGGAACGCATAAGCCAAAAGCGAAGGGCAGACGGAAAAAGGGAATGGCATCACGGAGCCCAgaagtcactaaaaagctggTGGTTAAACTCACTCCTGTACCGGTCAGCCCAAAACCCATCAGCAGTACATGTCTTTCCATTCATCCACCACCTGACAGACCAACAATAAAGAGTGGGGTGACAGATGGCGCACTGGAAGAAAGTGGGACATTGGTGGAGATGGAGAAGGGGATGGAAATGGAGGGAACAACTGAGAGAGGAGAAGATGTGGAAAATTATTGTGTTAATAATGacgaggaagaggaggaggaggaggaagaagatgaggaggaggaggaggaagaggaccAAACTGACCCAAAAAGTTTGTCTTTATCTGAGGAGAACAAGCGTTCCCCACGTGTGAAAACTACACCACGTCGGCGGCGGACGAACACGAGCACCACAGCGGAGCATGCTGGTTTACCTGAGGACTCTGATTCTGATGAGGTGCCTGAAGTGCTGCTCCAGACCGCCGCTACCATGGCAAACAGTGAGGAAGAGGGCTTGGTAGGTAGCAGTTGGGACGGGGATGAGGTAAACCAGCAAGTCAGAAAGCAGCGTCTCTTTGGACTGGTTAAAACCACACCTCCTGACAGAGGTACTCGTAAGCGGAATCTCAAAGAAAGATCCTCATCGTCCTCATCGTCCTCTTCTGCATCTTCAAGAAGGGGCTCCCAGGACCAAGGGTCAACGGTTAGAATGACCAGGGGAAGAGCCCGCAAAGTTGCCAGGATGACGGGACAGAGCGGGAGTTCCTCAAGTGAGGTGGGAGGACAGGAACTGGAGAGTGGGCCGAGCAGTGACTCTGACGATCAGAAAATCAAACCGCTGACAGAGGGCGTCACTTTGCTGGGCTCTGGAAATTTCCAGCAGTCTTCCG GTGATGAGATGGACATCCAGCCAGGTCCGTCTTTGTCTGTGGAGGACGATGATTTAGAAAATAG AATTGCGAAGAAGATTCTACTGGCTCAGATTAGAGCTAACCTCTCGTCTGCTTCTGAGCTGGACGCCAGCTCTGATGAACAATCAGAAAGCACAAGAGAAGAGCAGAAGAAGAGCAAGACCAAAACATCAGAGACAACAGAAGAGGAAG ATAACGATGGCTCAGATTGCAGTGGGTCACAGTCAGGGTCACGGCACCGGCACCGATTGCTTCGACATGGTCTTACTTTATCAGAAGCTGAAGTAAAAAGTCAAAAGCAAGAggtgaagaagaagaaagaaagagaagtcCAAGAATCAGAATGTGTTGTTG TGAGTAGTGATGAATCAAGCGAAACGAGCATATCGAGTGGCGTGTATGACGAACTCAGCCATTCAGAGTGTGAGGAAATGGG GTCTCAGTCACCCACTCATAATGAGACGTTTCAGAGTCCATCACGCACACCTGACAGGAGCACCActgctgat AATGATGACTCTCCAACCGCTGAGGAGCATTTGAAGGGCACTCCGCGAGGGCGGAGGCAGATTAGGCCGCTTCTAGAGGTGGGTCAGCTGGCCAAGGAGACGCAGAGCGCTCTGAAAGAAGAGGAGGAGCGCAGGAGGAGATTAGcggagagagaaaaacagagatTGGAAATTGAGAGGAGAGAACGAGAAGATGCAGATTCAGAG GTCATCTTAGTGTCTGAGAAACCGGCGAATAGCTTCGCACCGTTGGTTCTCGAGCAAGATGATGTAACACATAAGCCCGTGCTGCAAGTGCACATGCACTTTCTGAGCAAACTCAAACCGCACCAGCGAGAGG GTGTGCGGTTCATGTGGGACTGTTGTTGTGAGTCCATTCAGAGTGTGAAGACAACTCCAGGCTCTGGCTGTATTCTGGCCCACTGCATGGGTCTGGGAAAGACTTTTCAG gtcatTGTGTTCCTTCACACAGTGCTGCTATGTAAAGAGCTGCCACTGAAAAGGGCTCTGGTGGTGTGTCCTCTTAACACAGTGCTGAACTGGAGGAGTGAGTTTGACCAGTGGCAGAGGGGCTTAAGACCCAACGTACTGAGG GTGTCAGAACTGGCTACAGTAAAGTCTGTGCCTGTTCGTGTTGAGCTCTTAAATGACTGGTTTACAAATGGTGGAGTCATGATCATGGGTTATGAGGTTTTCCGCATACTGACGCACACAGACAGTGTGAAATACAGCAAACACAAGGAAGCCTTCCGCTCAATGCTCCTGGATCCAG GCCCTGATCTGGTGGTGTGTGATGAGGGTCATGTCCTTAGGAACGCAGACTCCAGCATCTCAAAAGCCATACGAGCTCTACGCACACGTAGGAGAATCATATTGACGGGAACACCGCTTCAAAACAACCTTACTGAGT ATCACTGCATGGTGAACTTCATTAAGGAGAACCTGCTGGGTTCTCTAAAGGAGTTCCGGAACCGATTTATTAATCCAATTCAGAACGGCCAGTGCGCAGACTCCACCCCTGCTGATGTCAGACTGATGAAGAATAGATCGCACGTCCTCCATCAGATGATGTCAGGATTCATACAG AGGCGGGACTACTCAGTCTTGATGTCCTGTTTGCCACCAAAGCACGAGTATGTGCTGTCAGTCAGGATGACACCTTTGCAGTGTCGGTTATACACGCACTATCTGCAGAACTACACAG GTAAAGGAGCAGGTGTGAACAGTTTGTTTCAGGACCTTCATGTTCTGAGTTTGATATGGACTCATCCCTGGTGTCTTAAACTTGCTCAGCTGAGCAGGAATAAG GGCAAAGAGGAAGGGCCTGCTCCTGTCTTCACAGGTCTGggtgcaggtttggtgagcgaTTCTGCAAAGCCAAATGACTCTGAAGG AAGAGCGGCAGCAACCACAGGCTTAGTGGGTGATGGAGAGAAAAATACTGATCCAGTCTCCTTGGACAGTGGGGCCAATCAAATCCCTCAAAATCCACAAAATCCTGATGTCACAAACACAGCCACAATGGGAATTTCTG GATTTGTTGTGGGTAACGGGCCATCTGCCGACTGGTATCTGCCGTTTGTAACAGCGGCTGATGCCAAAGTGCTGGAGCATTCTGGGAAATTGCAGTTGCTACTGGAGATTTTACACTGGGCAGAGGAACTACAGGACAAAGT GTTGGTGTTTAGTCAGTCTCTGATATCACTGGACCTTATTGAGAGTTTCCTCCTGTATGCAGATGAGACCAGGGGAAATATATGTTGTCCATACAAAG GAAACAAATCGTGGGTTAAAAATAAAGACTATTATCGTTTGGACGGCACCACCAGTGCTTGTGCTCGCAAGAGATGGGCTCAGGAGTTTAACAACACCAAAAACataag AGGGAGGTTGTTTCTGATCTCCACTCGTGCGGGGTCTCTGGGAATCAATCTGGTCGCTGCAAACCGGGTTGTGGTGTTTGATGCCTGCTGGAATCCGTCATATGACATCCAGAGCATCTTCAGAGTCTACCGCTTtggacagaaaaaaactgtatatgTGTACCGTTTTCTGGCCCAG GGGACGATGGAACAGAACATTTATGAGCGGCAAGTTGCTAAACAGTCTCTGTCCTCTCGTGTTCTGGACCAGCAGCAGATTCAGAGACACTTCACACACAGTCAGTTAAGTGAGCTGTACTGCTTCCGGCCAGACCTACGGCCCAGTAAACACACAGAAATGCCTGTG GATGACCTGTTGGCCCAGCTGCTGCAGAGCTGTGAGCAGCTCATAGTAAGTTATCATGAGCACAACTCACTGTTAGACCACCGGGAGGAAGAGGAGCTGAGCGAGGAAGAGCGCAGAGCGGCCTGGGATGAATACCGTGCAGAAAAGAAG GCCTCTGTACAGAACTCCAATGAACCTGCCCCCAAAAACATCAACCAGGGATTACAG TTCTTTCATCTTCAGCAGGCTCTGGCTTCTCGAAACTTAGCCTTTTTAACCAACAGTGTTCCTTCAACAACTTCATTGCCTGTGAAACAAGCCACTGGCCAACGTTCTGCTGCTTGGAGCACATATAACAACACCAACATCTCATTTCGACTTGAGCAACCCAATGTGGTTTCCTCAGGTTCAAAGACAAACACATAA